One region of Carya illinoinensis cultivar Pawnee chromosome 8, C.illinoinensisPawnee_v1, whole genome shotgun sequence genomic DNA includes:
- the LOC122319194 gene encoding probable mannitol dehydrogenase isoform X1 translates to MAKTPEEEHPIKAVGWAARDSSGVLSPFKFSRRATGEKDVRFRVLYCGICHSDLHMVKNEWGTSIYPLVPGHEIVGEVTELGSRVNKVKVGDKVGVGCVVGACHSCENCNNDLEVYCPKMILSYGACYYDGTVTYGGYSDTMVADERYILRFPENMPLDAAAPLLCAGITVYSPLKYYGLAEPGKHIGVVGLGGLGHVGVKFAKAFGAKVTVISTSSSKKDEALEHLGADSFLLSSNQEQLEASLGTFDGILDTVSAMHSILPLIGLLKSHGKLVMLGAPEKPLELPVFPLLMGRKMVAGSATGGMKEIQEMIDFAAKHNITADIEVIPIDYVNKAMERLAKGDVRYRFVIDIGNSLASSN, encoded by the exons atGGCGAAAACACCGGAGGAAGAGCACCCCATCAAGGCGGTTGGATGGGCAGCCAGAGATTCTTCTGGCGTCCTTTCACCTTTCAAATTCTCCAGAAG GGCCACTGGAGAAAAGGATGTAAGATTCAGAGTTCTTTATTGTGGGATATGCCACTCGGACCTTCACATGGTCAAGAATGAATGGGGCACCTCCATATACCCACTTGTCCCTGG GCACGAAATTGTTGGGGAAGTGACAGAACTGGGGAGCAGAGTGAACAAAGTTAAAGTAGGAGACAAAGTGGGAGTAGGATGCGTTGTTGGTGCATGCCACTCCTGCGAGAACTGTAACAATGACCTTGAAGTTTACTGTCCAAAAATGATATTATCCTACGGTGCGTGTTACTACGATGGAACAGTTACATACGGAGGCTACTCAGACACCATGGTAGCTGATGAGCGCTACATCCTCCGATTCCCTGAAAACATGCCACTTGATGCTGCTGCTCCTCTCCTTTGTGCTGGAATCACAGTTTATAGCCCATTGAAATATTATGGGTTAGCAGAGCCAGGTAAACACATTGGGGTTGTTGGCCTTGGTGGGCTTGGTCATGTGGGTGTTAAATTTGCCAAAGCTTTTGGAGCAAAAGTGACGGTAATTAGTACCTCCTCTAGCAAGAAAGATGAAGCTTTGGAACATCTTGGTGCTGACTCATTTTTGCTTAGCTCCAACCAAGAACAATTGGAG GCTAGCCTAGGCACGTTTGATGGTATACTAGATACAGTATCTGCTATGCATTCGATTTTACCCTTAATTGGTCTATTGAAATCACATGGAAAGCTTGTTATGTTGGGTGCACCAGAGAAACCGCTTGAGCTACCCGTCTTTCCTCTACTTATGG GAAGGAAGATGGTTGCGGGTAGTGCAACCGGAGGAATGAAGGAAATTCAGGAGATGATAGACTTTGCGGCAAAACACAACATCACAGCAGATATTGAGGTTATTCCAATAGACTACGTTAACAAGGCAATGGAGCGTCTTGCTAAGGGTGATGTCAGATACCGATTTGTCATTGACATTGGAAATAGCTTGGCTTCTTCCAACTGA
- the LOC122319192 gene encoding probable mannitol dehydrogenase, with product MSKAPEEQHPVKAFGWAAKDSSGLLSPFKFSRRATGDKDVRFKVLYCGICHSDLHKIKNDWGSSKYPLVPGHEIVGEVIEVGNEVKKVKVGDKVGVGCVVGACHSCENCNNDLEIYCPRTILTYDDIHHDGTITYGGFSDTMVANERYILRFPENLPLDASAPLLCAGITLYSPLKYYGLAEPGKHIGIVGLGGLGHVGVKFAKAFGAKVTVISTSTSKKDEALEHLGADSFLHSRDQEQIQAAQGTFDGILDTVSAVHSIMPLIGLLKSHGKLVMLGAPEKPLELPIFPLLMGRKMVAGSATGGLKETQEMIDFAAKHNITADIELIPIDYLNKAMERLAKGDVRYRFVIDIGNSLASTNH from the exons atgtCGAAAGCACCCGAGGAACAACACCCGGTAAAGGCCTTTGGATGGGCAGCTAAAGATTCTTCTGGCCTTCTCTCGCCTTTCAAATTCTCCAGAAG GGCAACCGGAGACAAGGATGTAAGGTTCAAAGTTCTTTATTGTGGGATATGCCACTCCGACCTTCACAAGATTAAAAACGATTGGGGTAGTTCCAAATACCCACTTGTTCCTGG GCACGAAATTGTTGGGGAAGTGATAGAAGTAGGGAATGAGGTGAAGAAAGTTAAAGTGGGAGACAAAGTGGGAGTGGGATGCGTGGTTGGTGCATGCCACTCTTGCGAGAACTGCAACAATGACCTTGAAATTTATTGTCCCCGAACGATACTGACATATGATGACATTCATCACGATGGCACAATTACATACGGAGGCTTCTCAGACACTATGGTAGCTAATGAGCGCTACATCCTTCGATTCCCTGAAAACTTACCACTCGATGCTAGTGCTCCCCTTCTTTGTGCTGGGATAACACTTTACAGTCCTTTGAAATATTATGGGTTAGCGGAGCCGGGTAAACACATTGGGATTGTTGGCCTAGGTGGACTTGGTCATGTGGGTGTTAAATTTGCCAAGGCTTTTGGAGCAAAAGTGACTGTAATTAGTACCTCCACTAGCAAGAAGGATGAAGCTCTGGAGCATCTTGGTGCTGACTCCTTCTTACATAGTCGTGACCAAGAACAAATCCAG GCTGCACAGGGCACGTTCGATGGTATACTGGATACAGTTTCTGCTGTGCATTCCATTATGCCTTTAATTGGTCTATTAAAGTCTCATGGAAAGCTTGTTATGTTGGGTGCACCAGAGAAGCCACTGGAGCTACCAATCTTTCCTCTGCTTATGG GAAGGAAAATGGTTGCGGGGAGCGCCACTGGAGGATTGAAGGAAACTCAAGAGATGATAGATTTTGCTGCAAAACATAACATCACAGCAGATATTGAGCTTATTCCAATAGACTACCTTAATAAGGCAATGGAGCGTCTTGCTAAGGGTGATGTAAGATACCGATTTGTCATTGACATTGGAAATAGCTTGGCTTCTACCAACCATTGA
- the LOC122319194 gene encoding probable mannitol dehydrogenase isoform X2, with protein sequence MGHLHIPTCPWPKTTARNTFIFGARSNGMKLEIPFDCRHEIVGEVTELGSRVNKVKVGDKVGVGCVVGACHSCENCNNDLEVYCPKMILSYGACYYDGTVTYGGYSDTMVADERYILRFPENMPLDAAAPLLCAGITVYSPLKYYGLAEPGKHIGVVGLGGLGHVGVKFAKAFGAKVTVISTSSSKKDEALEHLGADSFLLSSNQEQLEASLGTFDGILDTVSAMHSILPLIGLLKSHGKLVMLGAPEKPLELPVFPLLMGRKMVAGSATGGMKEIQEMIDFAAKHNITADIEVIPIDYVNKAMERLAKGDVRYRFVIDIGNSLASSN encoded by the exons ATGGGGCACCTCCATATACCCACTTGTCCCTGG CCTAAAACAACGGCAAGAAACACGTTCATTTTTGGAGCTCGAAGTAATGGCATGAAATTGGAAATTCCATTCGACTGCAGGCACGAAATTGTTGGGGAAGTGACAGAACTGGGGAGCAGAGTGAACAAAGTTAAAGTAGGAGACAAAGTGGGAGTAGGATGCGTTGTTGGTGCATGCCACTCCTGCGAGAACTGTAACAATGACCTTGAAGTTTACTGTCCAAAAATGATATTATCCTACGGTGCGTGTTACTACGATGGAACAGTTACATACGGAGGCTACTCAGACACCATGGTAGCTGATGAGCGCTACATCCTCCGATTCCCTGAAAACATGCCACTTGATGCTGCTGCTCCTCTCCTTTGTGCTGGAATCACAGTTTATAGCCCATTGAAATATTATGGGTTAGCAGAGCCAGGTAAACACATTGGGGTTGTTGGCCTTGGTGGGCTTGGTCATGTGGGTGTTAAATTTGCCAAAGCTTTTGGAGCAAAAGTGACGGTAATTAGTACCTCCTCTAGCAAGAAAGATGAAGCTTTGGAACATCTTGGTGCTGACTCATTTTTGCTTAGCTCCAACCAAGAACAATTGGAG GCTAGCCTAGGCACGTTTGATGGTATACTAGATACAGTATCTGCTATGCATTCGATTTTACCCTTAATTGGTCTATTGAAATCACATGGAAAGCTTGTTATGTTGGGTGCACCAGAGAAACCGCTTGAGCTACCCGTCTTTCCTCTACTTATGG GAAGGAAGATGGTTGCGGGTAGTGCAACCGGAGGAATGAAGGAAATTCAGGAGATGATAGACTTTGCGGCAAAACACAACATCACAGCAGATATTGAGGTTATTCCAATAGACTACGTTAACAAGGCAATGGAGCGTCTTGCTAAGGGTGATGTCAGATACCGATTTGTCATTGACATTGGAAATAGCTTGGCTTCTTCCAACTGA